A genomic stretch from Leptotrichia sp. HSP-536 includes:
- a CDS encoding AlwI family type II restriction endonuclease — translation MKSRKLERKPLSFSTTMRNPERIVLFIENLKEFEGKILTKEIIMKIVEKLIKNKLYVPLYIKRIPHLKKIFENDTKSFSEKEIKGIIENSPQNHKEAGFEKGWDSRFDTWYKLSKEFGFIYYEMEKPIEISQTGHMLCDAYSGSENDNSGEKIQKIFLNALMKYNIDNPCRRNLNKNVPIPLLLNVLKKLKSDKEENGAGIFKKELPFLICWKNNDADKLYEYIKKFRKSYGYTASNEIVYEKCLELLENKNEKRFKMKQIIQESVDDLIRKLRITGIFSLRGIGRFVDINELEKNKIEYIIKNYSKCKTYKTEYEFYKYMGEMDLNIINIENNINYETIETIKLVALKNFATKYENKEIIKELECLEKDRNSKNEFLKLIDNPTRLEFLTSLILTKNYPNLIIKPNYSIDDEGNPTFTAKGGIADIEVYDEKSDVLVEVTLIKNRQQSIIEIPAITRHLVELNKKSEKENIFSIFIAPNIHEDTKYMCEFTKYRKNLDIKPYTISNFAKKIKFEGSILEFLN, via the coding sequence ATGAAAAGTAGAAAATTAGAGAGAAAACCATTATCATTTTCAACAACAATGAGAAATCCAGAAAGGATAGTTTTGTTTATTGAAAATTTGAAAGAATTTGAAGGGAAAATTTTAACAAAAGAAATTATTATGAAAATAGTGGAAAAATTAATAAAAAATAAATTGTATGTGCCATTATATATAAAAAGAATACCACATTTAAAAAAAATATTTGAAAATGACACAAAATCTTTTAGCGAAAAAGAGATAAAAGGAATTATAGAAAATAGTCCTCAAAATCATAAAGAAGCAGGATTTGAAAAGGGATGGGATAGTAGATTTGACACTTGGTATAAGTTGTCAAAAGAATTTGGTTTTATTTATTATGAAATGGAAAAGCCAATAGAAATTTCTCAAACAGGACATATGCTTTGTGATGCTTATTCAGGAAGTGAAAATGATAATTCAGGAGAAAAAATACAAAAAATATTTTTAAATGCTCTAATGAAATATAATATAGACAATCCTTGTAGAAGAAATTTAAATAAAAATGTTCCAATTCCCTTGTTACTAAATGTTTTGAAAAAACTGAAAAGTGATAAAGAGGAAAATGGAGCAGGAATTTTTAAAAAAGAATTACCATTCTTAATTTGTTGGAAAAACAATGACGCTGATAAATTATATGAATATATAAAAAAATTTAGGAAAAGTTATGGTTATACAGCAAGTAATGAGATAGTTTATGAAAAATGTTTAGAGTTATTAGAAAATAAAAATGAAAAAAGATTTAAAATGAAACAAATTATACAAGAATCTGTTGATGATTTAATTAGAAAATTAAGAATAACAGGAATTTTTTCATTAAGAGGAATTGGAAGATTTGTTGATATTAATGAATTAGAAAAGAATAAAATTGAATATATAATAAAAAACTATTCAAAGTGTAAAACTTATAAAACAGAATATGAATTTTATAAATATATGGGAGAAATGGATTTAAATATAATTAACATTGAAAATAATATTAATTATGAAACAATAGAAACTATAAAACTTGTTGCATTAAAAAATTTTGCAACAAAATATGAAAATAAAGAAATTATTAAAGAATTAGAATGTTTAGAAAAAGATAGAAATTCAAAGAATGAATTTCTAAAATTAATAGATAATCCAACGCGTTTAGAATTTTTGACAAGTTTAATTTTAACAAAAAATTATCCGAATTTAATAATAAAACCAAATTATTCAATAGATGATGAGGGAAATCCAACATTTACAGCAAAAGGTGGAATAGCAGATATTGAAGTTTATGATGAAAAATCAGATGTTTTAGTAGAAGTTACATTAATAAAAAATAGACAGCAATCTATAATAGAAATTCCTGCAATAACTAGACATTTAGTAGAATTAAACAAAAAATCAGAAAAAGAAAATATATTTTCAATTTTTATTGCTCCAAATATACATGAAGATACAAAATATATGTGTGAGTTTACTAAATATCGTAAAAATTTGGATATAAAACCATATACAATAAGTAATTTTGCTAAAAAAATAAAATTTGAAGGAAGTATATTAGAATTTTTAAATTAA
- a CDS encoding Dam family site-specific DNA-(adenine-N6)-methyltransferase: MKSKIRSPFFYVGDKYKLMPQLEKLFPVNINNYHEPFVGGGSSFLNTEAKNFFLNDINKYVIQLHCYLQSFRESKDKFFESLFRTIGKYELSCSFLGKIVPDELKKEFIKTYYSRYNKENYMKMREDYNKNKSNFELLYLLLIYGFNHMIRFNLKEEFNLPVGNVDFNKNVYNALNNYFDFSKKNNLNFFNQDYKEFLISRDFEENDFVYLDPPYLISNSEYNKIWNEKTEEELYQILDNIDNQDVKFGLSNLVIHKDKKNEILLDWMKKYKVYEVNSNYISRFDNTRKINSREVYVTNYEK, from the coding sequence ATGAAATCAAAAATTAGATCACCTTTTTTTTATGTTGGTGATAAATATAAATTAATGCCTCAGTTAGAAAAATTATTTCCAGTTAATATAAATAATTATCATGAACCTTTTGTTGGTGGTGGAAGCAGTTTTTTAAACACAGAAGCAAAAAATTTTTTTTTAAATGATATAAATAAATATGTTATTCAATTACACTGTTATTTACAAAGTTTTAGGGAAAGTAAAGATAAATTTTTTGAAAGTCTTTTTAGAACTATAGGAAAATATGAATTATCCTGTTCTTTTTTAGGAAAAATTGTACCAGATGAATTAAAAAAAGAATTTATAAAAACATATTATTCAAGATACAATAAAGAAAATTATATGAAAATGAGAGAAGATTATAATAAAAATAAATCAAATTTTGAATTGTTATATTTATTATTAATTTATGGTTTTAATCATATGATAAGATTCAATTTAAAAGAAGAATTTAATTTACCAGTAGGAAATGTGGATTTTAATAAAAATGTGTATAATGCCTTAAATAATTATTTTGATTTTTCTAAAAAAAATAATCTAAACTTTTTTAATCAAGATTACAAAGAATTTTTAATTAGCCGTGATTTTGAGGAAAATGATTTTGTATATTTAGATCCTCCATATTTAATTTCAAATAGTGAGTACAATAAAATATGGAATGAAAAAACTGAAGAAGAACTATATCAAATTTTAGATAACATAGATAATCAAGATGTTAAATTTGGGCTTTCCAATCTGGTAATACATAAAGATAAGAAAAATGAAATATTATTAGATTGGATGAAAAAATATAAAGTATATGAGGTAAATAGTAATTATATAAGTCGTTTTGATAATACAAGAAAAATAAATTCAAGGGAGGTTTATGTAACAAATTATGAAAAGTAG
- a CDS encoding DNA adenine methylase: MEKFNIHNRRYIGNKSKLLEWIFEKIRENTIGNSFFDIFSGTGSVSKEALNYYDEIIINDFLFSNNVIYKAFFGNENYDKKKLEKIAIGINSQKYEDLEENYFGKNFGDKYFGKKDARRIGFIREKIETKKNENKINEKEYNILLSSLIYSIDKIANTVGHYEAYIKKSVKDDALFFNLIKPLDTKEKTIKIFREEANKLSKEITSDIVFLDPPYNSRQYSRFYHVIENLVEWEKPELFGVALKPKEKNMSDYCRSNAPKVFDDLVKKLNCKYIAVTYNNTYNSKSSSSKNKISFEEISKSLNEVGKTKIFEKEYKFFNAGKTDFKAHKEFLFITEVK; the protein is encoded by the coding sequence ATGGAGAAGTTTAACATACATAATAGAAGATATATTGGGAATAAAAGTAAGTTATTAGAATGGATTTTTGAAAAAATACGAGAAAATACAATTGGGAATTCTTTTTTTGATATTTTTTCAGGTACTGGTTCAGTATCAAAAGAAGCCTTAAATTATTACGATGAGATTATAATTAATGATTTTTTATTTTCAAATAATGTGATTTACAAAGCATTTTTTGGAAATGAAAATTATGACAAAAAGAAATTAGAAAAAATAGCAATAGGTATAAATAGTCAAAAATATGAAGATTTAGAAGAAAATTATTTTGGAAAAAATTTTGGAGATAAATATTTTGGAAAAAAAGATGCAAGAAGAATAGGATTTATTCGTGAGAAAATTGAAACAAAAAAAAATGAAAATAAGATAAATGAAAAGGAATATAATATTTTATTATCTTCTCTTATTTATTCAATTGATAAAATTGCAAATACCGTTGGACATTATGAGGCATATATCAAAAAATCTGTAAAAGATGATGCTTTATTTTTTAACTTAATAAAACCGTTAGACACAAAAGAGAAAACTATAAAAATTTTTAGAGAAGAGGCAAATAAATTAAGTAAGGAAATAACTTCAGATATAGTATTTTTAGATCCACCGTATAATTCTCGACAATATTCAAGATTTTATCATGTCATTGAAAATTTGGTTGAGTGGGAAAAACCAGAATTATTTGGTGTAGCGTTAAAACCAAAAGAAAAAAATATGAGTGATTATTGTAGAAGCAATGCACCAAAAGTATTTGATGATTTAGTAAAAAAATTAAATTGTAAATATATTGCTGTTACTTATAATAATACTTATAATTCAAAAAGTTCATCTTCAAAAAATAAAATTAGTTTTGAAGAAATATCAAAATCTTTAAATGAGGTTGGGAAAACAAAAATTTTTGAAAAGGAATATAAATTTTTTAATGCGGGGAAAACAGATTTTAAAGCACATAAAGAATTTTTATTTATAACGGAGGTAAAATAA
- a CDS encoding glycosyltransferase family 2 protein, protein MKVSLIMPTINVTTELDLFLKSLKAQTYKNFELIVVDQNEGYDVFEIVKNYEEDFKIKYVRSDEKGLSLNRNRGLVLMEGEIAGFPDDDCEYQPDTLEKIVAFFKRKKNYQIYSCRTLERGKNYGTGVMEKRDMDIKKDCVDTTVKSITFFVNYGKDDIILFDENLGVGATFGSGEETDYVLTLLHKGYKGRYFAKDVIFHPAKKGNYKDLQRAYNYALGFGALVKKEVKGRKNRFYILKYWKRQFRSFIGRIVTKNKAYHKVVMKGRKNGYKHYEV, encoded by the coding sequence ATGAAAGTTTCGCTTATAATGCCAACAATTAATGTTACAACCGAACTTGATTTATTTCTAAAAAGTTTAAAAGCACAGACTTATAAAAATTTTGAACTAATTGTTGTGGATCAAAATGAGGGATATGATGTTTTTGAAATTGTAAAAAATTATGAAGAAGATTTTAAGATAAAATATGTCAGAAGTGATGAAAAAGGACTGAGTTTAAACAGAAATAGGGGCCTTGTGCTTATGGAAGGTGAAATTGCGGGATTTCCTGATGATGATTGTGAATACCAGCCAGATACCCTTGAAAAAATTGTTGCATTCTTTAAGAGAAAAAAGAACTATCAGATTTATTCCTGCCGTACTCTTGAACGTGGAAAAAATTATGGAACAGGTGTTATGGAAAAAAGAGATATGGATATAAAAAAGGATTGTGTCGACACAACAGTAAAATCTATAACTTTTTTTGTAAATTATGGAAAAGATGACATTATTTTGTTTGATGAAAATTTAGGTGTGGGAGCGACTTTTGGGAGTGGCGAGGAAACGGACTATGTGCTGACATTGCTCCATAAAGGCTATAAAGGCAGATATTTTGCAAAGGATGTAATTTTTCATCCAGCCAAAAAAGGAAATTACAAAGACTTGCAGCGTGCCTACAACTATGCTTTAGGATTTGGAGCTTTGGTAAAAAAAGAAGTAAAAGGCAGAAAAAATAGATTTTATATTTTGAAATACTGGAAACGGCAGTTCAGAAGTTTTATAGGACGGATTGTCACTAAAAATAAAGCATATCACAAAGTTGTGATGAAGGGCAGAAAAAATGGATATAAACATTATGAAGTTTAA
- a CDS encoding endonuclease/exonuclease/phosphatase family protein encodes MSNLKKILLSLMIMGTTASWAKEFKIMTYNIYGARLTNGQKLGESIKPYAPDFVSLQEVDKFTKRSNFKDITSDIAKELGYDYYYFKKSRDYDGGEYGISFISKYPLEKIYTYELPSLGVEKRQILIAELAKKSFGKKMLIINTHLDFKPDIKPEEMKSLEMITKFFKKDDLKFLSGDLNFLPTTTYYNEITKNWRDTYIEYNPDGKRTLSDPRIDYIFGSQSKKWKVKNSYFINDATQDWTKLSDHLPYMTILDIK; translated from the coding sequence ATGAGTAATTTAAAAAAAATATTATTGTCGTTAATGATTATGGGAACGACTGCCAGCTGGGCGAAGGAATTTAAGATAATGACGTATAATATTTATGGAGCAAGATTGACAAATGGACAGAAATTAGGAGAAAGCATTAAACCATATGCACCAGATTTTGTGTCACTTCAGGAAGTTGATAAATTTACTAAAAGAAGTAATTTTAAAGATATAACTTCTGATATTGCAAAAGAGCTGGGATATGATTATTATTATTTTAAAAAATCAAGAGATTATGATGGTGGAGAATATGGAATTTCATTTATTTCAAAATATCCGTTGGAAAAAATATATACTTACGAGCTGCCTTCCTTGGGAGTTGAAAAAAGGCAAATTCTAATTGCTGAACTGGCAAAAAAAAGTTTTGGGAAAAAAATGCTAATAATAAATACTCACTTGGATTTTAAACCTGATATAAAGCCTGAAGAAATGAAATCACTAGAAATGATAACAAAATTTTTTAAAAAAGATGATTTAAAATTTTTGAGTGGAGATTTAAATTTTTTACCAACTACAACATATTATAATGAAATAACAAAAAATTGGAGAGATACTTATATCGAATATAATCCAGATGGGAAAAGGACTCTCTCAGACCCGCGAATAGACTACATTTTTGGAAGTCAGTCAAAAAAATGGAAAGTAAAAAACAGCTATTTTATCAATGATGCAACACAAGACTGGACAAAACTGTCTGACCATCTTCCATATATGACAATTCTGGATATAAAATAA
- a CDS encoding glycosyltransferase yields MIEKKIYYVWIGNAEKPDIFYKCLESWKKNMPDFEIIEINEKNFDVETHLAKNRFFRECYERRLWAYVSDYMRVHFMYENSGIYVDTDMEIIKDLTPILEGKGNEFSKNGKMNFFIGYEDEKHISVGIFGTSKHNEVLKDIKEFYEKDIWEKPVWTIPKIFTYIFEKKYNLSEKRENALKNGEIVIFPKEYFYPYGFREVYSDECIKPETYGIHWWNDSWSSLKAKLFLETKHLSGIKKIVKKMRITARYYFKEKR; encoded by the coding sequence ATGATAGAAAAAAAAATATATTATGTCTGGATTGGGAATGCCGAAAAGCCTGATATTTTCTATAAATGTCTTGAATCTTGGAAGAAAAATATGCCAGATTTTGAAATAATAGAGATAAATGAGAAAAATTTTGATGTGGAAACGCATCTTGCGAAAAATAGATTTTTTCGTGAATGTTATGAAAGAAGGCTTTGGGCATATGTTTCGGATTATATGAGAGTGCATTTTATGTATGAAAATTCTGGAATTTATGTTGATACGGATATGGAAATAATAAAGGACTTGACGCCAATTTTGGAAGGAAAAGGAAATGAATTTTCTAAAAATGGGAAGATGAACTTTTTTATTGGATATGAAGACGAAAAGCACATAAGTGTGGGAATTTTTGGAACATCGAAACATAATGAAGTATTGAAAGATATTAAAGAATTTTATGAAAAAGATATTTGGGAAAAGCCAGTTTGGACGATTCCCAAAATATTTACGTATATTTTTGAGAAAAAGTACAATTTGAGTGAAAAAAGGGAAAATGCTTTGAAAAATGGGGAGATAGTTATTTTTCCGAAAGAATATTTTTATCCTTATGGATTTAGGGAAGTTTATTCGGATGAGTGCATAAAACCTGAAACATACGGAATTCATTGGTGGAATGACAGCTGGAGCAGCTTAAAGGCAAAGCTGTTTTTGGAAACGAAGCATTTGAGCGGGATAAAAAAAATAGTTAAAAAGATGAGGATAACTGCGAGATATTATTTTAAGGAAAAGAGATAA
- a CDS encoding GNAT family N-acetyltransferase, with translation MKIIKGINDKNKNDIVKWTNEKGRNFLEQWAGENTDFPLTVSQIDNMSNVYSIFCENEFIGIIQKIRKELDNIHIGRFLINPELTGRGLGKRALLEFINLIFQEKDVNSITLNVFDYNVGAKKLYEKVGFRVIDVTKNPMKKYMMIMKKGEK, from the coding sequence ATGAAAATAATAAAAGGAATAAATGACAAGAATAAAAATGATATAGTCAAATGGACTAATGAAAAGGGAAGGAACTTTCTTGAGCAATGGGCTGGAGAAAATACTGATTTTCCGCTTACAGTCAGCCAAATTGACAATATGAGCAATGTTTATTCGATTTTTTGTGAAAATGAATTTATTGGGATTATTCAGAAAATACGTAAAGAGCTGGATAATATCCATATTGGGCGATTTTTGATTAATCCAGAGCTTACTGGAAGAGGGCTTGGAAAAAGGGCTTTATTGGAATTTATAAATTTGATTTTTCAAGAAAAGGATGTAAATTCTATTACTTTGAATGTGTTTGATTATAATGTGGGCGCTAAGAAATTGTATGAGAAAGTTGGATTTAGGGTTATAGATGTTACCAAAAATCCGATGAAAAAGTATATGATGATTATGAAAAAAGGTGAAAAATAG
- a CDS encoding EamA family transporter, with protein sequence MNNKKKKDLIVGSLCALGCETLFGLSYIFTKQVTNLVSPFALMGWRFFIAFIVMSIFIVFLPFKNSSFLIAIFIKVSDVQYWHFFCIMWLL encoded by the coding sequence ATGAATAATAAAAAGAAAAAAGATTTAATAGTTGGCAGTTTATGTGCTTTGGGATGTGAAACGCTGTTTGGACTGAGTTATATTTTTACTAAGCAAGTTACTAATCTGGTCAGTCCATTTGCATTGATGGGATGGAGATTTTTTATAGCTTTTATTGTTATGAGCATATTTATTGTTTTTTTGCCATTCAAAAATTCTAGTTTTCTAATAGCAATTTTTATCAAGGTGTCGGATGTTCAGTATTGGCATTTTTTCTGTATAATGTGGCTATTGTAA
- the wzy gene encoding O-antigen polysaccharide polymerase Wzy has translation MKRDKIGFLIFHMFVIAFVLFLKSVVTFQNEALEMKFLECLLMGVYIYTFFTAKIYLEWLNSYMIFLYTLFLFNFTRIFLDIVNYREFGWATKFANFYFFYDVRNEIINVLLLVLLFTHLGFFIAISNEKISEIRSSITLESRRLFTNVGMALFIISLPALAYKMFIQLRVILRAGYEAYYTGILKGVDYPAFTKGSGTVMTIGFLIFLISIPSKRKFLTISSLYLMVKLLDSFKGARAIFLTQLLFIMWYYAKVYGIRIKAKTMVKLVGFTVIFSQILVSVRSKKIFSLDLVNTVFNFLFSQGVSYLVLGYTINFKHSIVGNGSYPYILQGIFGFKPQSLETLATTNSIADKLTYYLNSGAYLKGEGIGSNYIAEMYDLGYFWLIVISILLGIFIIKYEKYVVKNRFLLLTSYYFIPNLFYIPRGSFFGEGLIKNMAMLIAVYVLIFSFDYMYRKIEEKKELI, from the coding sequence ATGAAAAGAGATAAAATTGGATTTTTGATATTTCATATGTTTGTTATTGCATTTGTGCTGTTTCTGAAAAGTGTAGTTACTTTTCAGAATGAGGCGTTGGAGATGAAATTTTTGGAATGTCTGCTTATGGGAGTTTATATTTATACGTTTTTTACAGCGAAAATTTATTTGGAGTGGCTAAATTCGTATATGATTTTTTTGTATACGCTGTTTTTGTTTAATTTTACAAGGATATTTCTGGATATTGTGAATTATAGGGAGTTTGGATGGGCTACGAAGTTTGCTAACTTTTATTTTTTCTATGATGTGAGAAATGAGATAATAAATGTTTTATTGCTAGTATTACTGTTTACACATCTAGGATTTTTCATTGCGATTTCAAATGAGAAGATTAGTGAGATTAGAAGCAGTATTACGCTTGAAAGCAGAAGGCTGTTTACGAATGTCGGAATGGCTCTATTTATAATTTCGCTGCCTGCTTTGGCTTACAAGATGTTTATTCAGCTGAGGGTTATTTTGCGGGCTGGATATGAGGCTTATTATACTGGAATTTTAAAAGGGGTGGACTATCCCGCATTTACAAAAGGCTCTGGTACAGTAATGACAATTGGATTTTTGATATTTTTAATTTCAATTCCATCCAAAAGAAAATTTTTGACAATTTCTTCACTTTATCTTATGGTAAAACTGCTGGATTCGTTTAAGGGAGCAAGAGCAATATTTTTGACACAGCTTCTTTTTATAATGTGGTATTACGCAAAAGTCTATGGAATCAGGATAAAAGCTAAGACAATGGTAAAATTAGTAGGATTTACCGTGATTTTTTCACAAATTCTAGTGTCTGTGCGAAGTAAAAAAATATTCAGTCTGGATTTAGTAAACACAGTTTTTAATTTTCTATTTTCTCAAGGAGTAAGTTATCTCGTACTTGGCTACACAATCAATTTTAAGCACAGCATTGTAGGAAACGGAAGCTATCCCTACATTTTGCAGGGGATATTCGGCTTTAAGCCACAGTCGCTGGAAACACTTGCCACAACCAACTCTATTGCGGATAAATTAACATATTACCTAAATTCAGGTGCTTATTTAAAAGGAGAAGGAATTGGCTCAAACTATATTGCAGAAATGTATGATTTAGGCTACTTCTGGTTAATTGTAATTTCAATTCTGCTTGGAATTTTTATTATAAAATACGAAAAATATGTTGTAAAAAATAGATTTTTATTATTAACAAGCTATTACTTCATACCAAATTTATTTTATATCCCAAGAGGCTCATTCTTTGGGGAAGGGCTAATAAAAAATATGGCAATGTTAATAGCAGTTTATGTCCTGATTTTCAGCTTTGACTATATGTATAGGAAAATTGAGGAAAAGAAGGAACTGATTTGA
- a CDS encoding biotin transporter BioY, translating to MRQNTLINSIVKTESKELEVLKNILLVLGGVAFLSIMSQVLIPLPYTPVPISLGTFGVTLMALLYGRKLGTATILSYVTAGSLGAPIFAGGKAGSLFSPTGGYILGYIVSAIILGYLADRGVTKSYLKTILSLILSSTIILTLGALQLSLFVAGKNVFVIGVLPFLPGDALKSTTVTLLLPTLWKFIPKNNNDEKN from the coding sequence ATGAGACAGAACACTTTAATTAACAGTATTGTTAAAACTGAATCAAAAGAGCTGGAAGTATTAAAAAATATTCTTCTAGTATTAGGTGGAGTTGCATTTTTATCAATAATGTCACAAGTTTTAATTCCACTCCCTTATACTCCTGTACCAATTTCGCTGGGAACATTTGGAGTAACATTAATGGCATTATTATATGGAAGAAAATTAGGAACTGCAACAATACTTTCTTATGTTACGGCAGGTAGTTTAGGAGCTCCAATTTTTGCTGGTGGTAAAGCAGGTTCGTTATTTTCACCAACTGGTGGATATATTTTAGGATATATTGTATCTGCAATAATTTTAGGATATTTAGCTGACAGAGGCGTTACAAAATCTTATTTAAAAACAATTCTTTCATTAATACTTTCAAGTACGATTATCTTGACATTAGGTGCATTGCAGTTATCATTGTTTGTAGCTGGAAAAAATGTATTTGTAATTGGTGTATTGCCTTTCCTTCCTGGAGATGCGTTAAAATCAACTACAGTAACACTTTTACTTCCAACATTATGGAAATTTATTCCAAAAAATAATAACGATGAAAAGAATTAA
- a CDS encoding integrase core domain-containing protein: MDEKSTYQTTKFLETLEAELGFKIEKIQSDNGREFTNAENGKKTLFELKLEELGIEYMTTRPYSPWQNGKVERSHRLDSNYYLGKRFRSLEKLRRSVKRYCSRYNNISRKVLNFKSPNEMLKEYRTNN; the protein is encoded by the coding sequence GTGGATGAAAAAAGTACATACCAGACGACAAAATTTCTAGAAACGCTTGAAGCGGAGCTGGGCTTTAAAATAGAAAAAATACAAAGTGATAACGGCAGGGAGTTTACGAATGCGGAAAATGGCAAAAAGACACTATTTGAGCTAAAGCTGGAAGAACTAGGGATAGAATACATGACAACAAGACCGTATTCGCCGTGGCAGAATGGGAAAGTGGAAAGGAGCCACAGGCTGGACAGCAATTATTATTTAGGAAAAAGATTTAGAAGTCTGGAAAAATTAAGAAGGTCAGTAAAAAGATATTGCAGCAGATACAATAATATATCAAGAAAAGTATTAAATTTTAAAAGTCCAAATGAAATGCTGAAAGAATACAGGACAAACAATTAG
- a CDS encoding helix-turn-helix domain-containing protein, producing MNSISEEYRVRQRAVEYAIKYNNNSKAALKYKTSRQQIKRWRDRYDGTVQSLMPKSRRPKSHPNQHTQEEIDLIMKKYRRFSYEGLAQVYTEARKLGYSRSYGTMCKIIRKIRDNKPKKPKRLYKSTKK from the coding sequence ATGAATAGTATATCAGAAGAGTACCGTGTTCGTCAACGGGCAGTTGAGTATGCAATAAAATATAACAATAATTCAAAGGCGGCATTAAAATATAAGACATCAAGACAGCAGATTAAGAGATGGCGTGACAGATATGACGGAACAGTGCAGTCACTGATGCCAAAAAGCAGAAGACCTAAAAGTCATCCAAATCAACATACTCAGGAAGAAATAGATTTAATTATGAAAAAATACAGGAGATTTTCATATGAAGGACTGGCACAGGTATATACCGAAGCTAGAAAACTGGGATACAGCCGTTCTTATGGAACTATGTGCAAAATAATAAGAAAAATTAGGGATAATAAGCCCAAAAAGCCTAAAAGGCTTTACAAAAGCACAAAAAAGTGA
- the truA gene encoding tRNA pseudouridine(38-40) synthase TruA, translating to MKKRNVKIIYQYDGSKFYGFQRQNGTKTVQGEIEKVISKTFFQKINMISSGRTDKGVHAIGQVSNFMLNENIPLDAVKKQLNKQLKGEIRILDIKEIDENFNSRFNAQNRTYLYMMKVEDKITPFEANYVTAIKERINVDKFQKIMEDFIGKHDFSSFMKKDKAYRNPVREIFFIKCYYYEKDKKNQINIEICGNGFLKTMVRIMVGSALAVYFEKEEKNYIKKKLENPDVDGKKILAGSEGLYLYKVNYK from the coding sequence ATGAAAAAAAGAAATGTAAAAATAATTTATCAATACGATGGAAGTAAATTTTATGGTTTTCAACGACAAAATGGAACAAAAACAGTACAGGGGGAAATTGAAAAAGTTATATCTAAAACATTTTTTCAAAAAATAAATATGATTTCATCAGGGAGAACTGATAAAGGAGTCCATGCAATAGGACAAGTTTCTAATTTTATGCTTAATGAAAATATTCCATTAGATGCAGTGAAAAAACAGCTTAATAAACAATTAAAAGGTGAAATACGAATTTTAGACATTAAAGAAATAGATGAAAATTTTAATTCCAGATTTAATGCCCAAAATAGGACTTATTTGTATATGATGAAAGTCGAAGATAAAATTACACCATTTGAAGCAAATTATGTTACTGCAATAAAAGAAAGAATTAATGTAGATAAATTTCAAAAAATAATGGAAGATTTCATTGGAAAGCATGATTTTAGCAGCTTTATGAAAAAAGATAAGGCTTATAGAAATCCAGTAAGAGAAATTTTTTTTATAAAGTGCTATTATTATGAAAAGGATAAAAAAAATCAAATCAATATTGAAATTTGTGGAAATGGTTTTTTGAAAACAATGGTAAGAATAATGGTTGGATCAGCTTTAGCAGTGTATTTTGAAAAAGAGGAAAAAAATTATATTAAGAAAAAACTGGAAAATCCAGATGTAGATGGAAAAAAAATTTTAGCAGGTTCAGAAGGACTTTATTTATATAAAGTAAACTATAAATGA